The following coding sequences lie in one Spirosoma sp. KUDC1026 genomic window:
- a CDS encoding glycoside hydrolase family 43 protein, protein MKRIRISLALAALSCLSLSAFAQTNSGKNPISQPLVSHIYTADPSAHVFNGKIYIYPSHDIDAKDVKEDDDGGHFAMRDYHVLSMDKVGGPVKDNGVALDIKDIPWAGRQLWAPDAAYKNGTYYLYFPVKDKQDVFRLGVATSKSPVGPFKAEPQPMKGTYSIDPCVFQDTDGKAYIYFGGIWGGQLQRWDNNQYDAKGALKKPDEVAYLPRVARLSNDMKELAEPVKAIQLLDENGKLFTEKDNDKRFFEGSWLHKYKGKYYLSYSTGDTHNLCYAMGDSPYGPFTYKGVLLKPVLGWTNHHSIVEKDGKWYLFYHDTQLSGKTHLRNVKVTELTYNPDGTIKTIDAYQ, encoded by the coding sequence ATGAAACGTATTCGCATTTCACTGGCGCTAGCCGCGCTGAGCTGTCTTTCACTATCGGCCTTTGCCCAGACTAATAGCGGCAAAAACCCCATTTCGCAGCCGCTGGTATCGCATATCTACACCGCTGACCCATCAGCCCACGTCTTCAACGGCAAGATCTACATCTACCCGTCGCACGACATCGACGCGAAAGACGTAAAAGAAGATGACGACGGTGGTCACTTTGCCATGCGCGATTACCACGTGCTGTCGATGGATAAAGTCGGCGGTCCCGTAAAAGACAATGGTGTGGCGCTCGACATCAAGGATATTCCGTGGGCGGGTCGGCAACTCTGGGCGCCCGATGCTGCTTACAAAAACGGGACGTATTACCTGTATTTCCCCGTCAAAGACAAGCAGGACGTGTTCCGGCTTGGCGTCGCAACCAGCAAGAGCCCGGTTGGTCCGTTCAAGGCCGAACCGCAACCGATGAAAGGCACCTACAGCATCGACCCCTGCGTTTTCCAGGATACCGATGGCAAAGCATACATCTACTTTGGCGGCATCTGGGGTGGTCAATTGCAGCGCTGGGACAACAATCAGTACGACGCAAAAGGGGCACTGAAGAAGCCCGATGAAGTGGCGTATCTGCCCCGCGTAGCCCGGCTAAGTAACGACATGAAAGAACTGGCCGAGCCGGTAAAAGCCATTCAGTTACTGGACGAAAACGGCAAGCTCTTCACCGAGAAAGACAATGACAAACGCTTTTTCGAAGGGTCCTGGCTGCACAAGTACAAGGGCAAATACTATCTGTCGTACTCGACCGGCGACACGCACAACCTGTGCTACGCGATGGGCGACAGCCCGTACGGACCGTTCACGTACAAAGGTGTGCTGCTGAAGCCGGTATTGGGCTGGACGAACCACCATTCGATCGTTGAGAAAGACGGCAAATGGTACCTGTTTTACCACGACACGCAACTGTCGGGCAAGACGCACCTGCGTAATGTGAAGGTCACCGAACTGACTTACAACCCCGACGGCACGATCAAAACAATCGACGCGTACCAGTAA
- a CDS encoding endo-1,4-beta-xylanase produces MRFRSLFLLLLSVAFIAPEKGLKDYYKDYFPIGVAVNPRMVQPGPDAELIKAQFNSMTPENAMKMGPIHPEENRYNWKDADAIADFAKQNNIKLRGHTLCWHNQTPAWLFVDSTGKTVSRDVLLARLKRHITDVMTRYKGTIYAWDVVNEAVPDTSTAIYRKTRFLEIIGEDYIEKAFQYAHEADPNAQLFYNDYNTENPSKRERIFQLLKKLKAKGVPINGVGLQAHWSIYEPTRQELEESITKFASLGLKVQFTEVDVSVYPKEHERRARRPTDKSEFTPAMNDKQAAQYKMLFEVFRKHRNTITGVTFWNLTDRYSWLDNFPVPGRKDYPLLFDQNGAPKKAYEGVVRF; encoded by the coding sequence ATGCGCTTTCGTTCGTTATTTCTACTGCTGTTGTCGGTAGCGTTCATCGCACCAGAAAAAGGGCTGAAGGATTACTACAAAGACTACTTTCCGATTGGTGTCGCCGTGAATCCGCGCATGGTGCAGCCCGGTCCGGATGCAGAGTTGATCAAGGCGCAGTTCAACAGCATGACACCCGAAAACGCGATGAAGATGGGGCCAATCCACCCCGAAGAGAATCGCTACAACTGGAAAGACGCCGACGCCATCGCTGACTTTGCCAAGCAGAACAACATCAAGCTCCGGGGCCACACACTCTGCTGGCATAACCAGACGCCAGCCTGGCTGTTCGTAGATTCGACCGGCAAAACCGTGAGCCGCGACGTGTTACTGGCCCGGCTGAAACGGCACATCACCGACGTCATGACCCGCTATAAGGGTACGATCTACGCCTGGGACGTGGTCAACGAAGCCGTCCCCGACACGAGCACAGCCATTTATCGGAAGACGCGGTTTCTGGAAATCATCGGCGAAGATTACATCGAGAAAGCGTTTCAGTACGCGCACGAAGCCGACCCTAACGCGCAGTTGTTTTACAATGACTACAACACGGAAAACCCGTCCAAGCGGGAGCGCATTTTTCAACTACTGAAGAAGCTGAAGGCCAAAGGCGTACCCATCAACGGCGTAGGCTTGCAAGCCCACTGGTCGATTTACGAGCCCACGCGGCAGGAGCTGGAAGAATCGATTACGAAGTTCGCCAGCCTGGGGCTGAAGGTGCAATTTACGGAGGTCGATGTGTCTGTGTACCCTAAGGAGCACGAACGACGGGCGCGACGACCAACCGACAAAAGTGAGTTTACACCTGCCATGAACGACAAGCAGGCAGCTCAGTACAAGATGCTGTTCGAGGTGTTCCGCAAGCACCGCAACACGATTACCGGCGTCACGTTCTGGAACCTCACCGACCGCTATTCATGGCTGGACAATTTCCCGGTGCCGGGCCGCAAAGATTACCCGCTTCTGTTCGACCAGAACGGCGCACCCAAAAAAGCCTACGAAGGCGTCGTACGCTTCTAG
- a CDS encoding sialate O-acetylesterase, producing the protein MKPFVWICLLVFVSLTTQAQLRVPSLISDGMVLQRDTPLTIWGWATPGEKIAIRFSGKSYKTTTDASGKWQVKLSPMKAGGPFTMDIAGNTQLSVKDILIGDVWFCSGQSNMVHQLNIHDVTYANEIATANYPQIRQFWVPTLTSLQGPQSDVPNGQWKKAVGQDVRPFSAVAYFFAKKIHQQYNIPVGIINASVGGTPIEAWISESGLNEFSALEATVAKNKDTSYVNGLTRRQLAMPRPAPPVDLGMTGATKWYDQAYAPKGWRPINVPGYWEDQGVKDLNGIVWYRREVDVPAAMVGKPATVFLGRIVDADELYVNGKSVGRTTYMYPQRRYKLPTDVLKAGKNVFVVRVTNNGGKGGFVPDKPYSLFAGADTVDLKGTWQYKVGVAFQPIQGGGFAGGISAQNQPTALYNAMVAPEIKYAIKGFCWYQGESNAGKPAEYAQLLPALIDDWRSKWQQGTLPFLYVQLPGFMDYSYQPSESGWAVLRESQLSSLSVPNTAMVVAIDLGEWNDIHPDNKKDVGERLALAALKTAYGENIVSSGPLYQSANVNGNKITISFTNTGSGLTTRDDEAPGDFAIAGADKKFVWANAKIEGNTVVVSSDDVPNPQYVRYAWADNPVNANLINKEGLPASPFRTDK; encoded by the coding sequence ATGAAACCGTTCGTCTGGATTTGTCTGCTCGTATTTGTTAGCCTGACAACACAGGCCCAGTTGCGCGTACCCAGTCTGATCAGCGACGGTATGGTGTTGCAGCGCGACACGCCCCTCACCATCTGGGGCTGGGCCACTCCTGGCGAAAAAATCGCAATACGCTTCAGTGGAAAAAGCTACAAAACCACGACCGACGCGAGTGGCAAATGGCAGGTTAAGCTATCGCCTATGAAAGCCGGTGGCCCGTTTACGATGGACATCGCCGGCAACACGCAGCTCAGCGTCAAGGACATCCTGATCGGCGATGTCTGGTTCTGCAGCGGGCAAAGCAACATGGTGCACCAGCTAAATATCCACGACGTTACGTACGCCAACGAAATTGCGACGGCCAACTACCCGCAAATCCGGCAGTTCTGGGTACCGACGCTTACCAGCCTGCAAGGACCGCAAAGCGACGTACCCAATGGACAGTGGAAAAAAGCGGTTGGTCAGGACGTCCGTCCGTTTTCGGCGGTGGCTTATTTCTTCGCGAAGAAAATTCATCAGCAGTACAACATACCGGTGGGCATCATCAACGCCAGCGTCGGCGGGACGCCCATCGAAGCCTGGATCAGCGAAAGCGGGCTGAACGAGTTTTCGGCGCTCGAAGCAACAGTGGCCAAAAACAAAGATACCAGCTATGTCAACGGCCTGACGCGTCGGCAATTGGCTATGCCCCGGCCCGCTCCGCCCGTCGATCTGGGCATGACGGGCGCGACGAAGTGGTACGACCAAGCCTACGCACCCAAAGGCTGGCGACCGATCAACGTGCCGGGCTACTGGGAAGATCAGGGTGTGAAAGACCTCAACGGCATTGTCTGGTACCGGCGCGAGGTAGATGTACCGGCAGCTATGGTCGGTAAGCCCGCGACGGTGTTTTTGGGCCGGATCGTCGATGCCGATGAGCTGTACGTAAACGGTAAATCGGTGGGCCGGACCACGTACATGTATCCCCAGCGCCGGTACAAACTACCCACCGACGTGTTGAAAGCCGGGAAGAACGTTTTTGTCGTGCGGGTGACCAACAACGGCGGAAAGGGCGGCTTCGTCCCCGACAAGCCGTACAGCCTGTTTGCCGGTGCCGACACGGTCGATCTGAAAGGTACGTGGCAGTACAAAGTCGGTGTAGCATTTCAGCCTATTCAGGGTGGTGGTTTTGCTGGCGGTATTAGCGCACAAAATCAGCCGACGGCTCTGTATAATGCGATGGTAGCACCCGAAATCAAGTACGCCATCAAAGGATTTTGCTGGTATCAGGGCGAAAGCAACGCCGGAAAGCCGGCCGAATACGCCCAACTACTGCCCGCCCTGATCGATGACTGGCGCAGTAAATGGCAGCAGGGCACGCTGCCCTTCCTGTACGTTCAGTTACCCGGCTTCATGGACTACAGTTACCAGCCGTCGGAAAGTGGCTGGGCCGTTCTCCGCGAATCCCAGCTCAGTTCGCTCTCGGTGCCGAATACGGCGATGGTCGTTGCCATCGACCTGGGCGAGTGGAACGACATCCATCCCGACAATAAAAAAGACGTCGGGGAACGGCTGGCGCTGGCCGCGCTGAAAACAGCTTACGGTGAGAATATCGTCTCGTCGGGACCGCTCTACCAATCGGCCAACGTCAACGGCAACAAAATCACGATCAGCTTTACCAACACCGGCAGTGGCCTGACAACCCGCGACGACGAAGCGCCCGGTGACTTCGCCATTGCCGGTGCCGACAAGAAATTTGTCTGGGCCAACGCCAAAATCGAGGGCAACACCGTCGTTGTGTCGAGCGACGACGTACCGAACCCGCAGTACGTCCGCTACGCCTGGGCTGATAACCCGGTCAACGCCAATCTGATCAACAAAGAAGGGTTACCCGCTTCACCGTTTCGCACGGATAAGTGA
- a CDS encoding acetylxylan esterase, with product MRTYQLAALLVSLPVWAIAQKVAIDSSRYPALKTMTAAQDQAIMMQQLGIKKLRPGPSGNESDPNHANYDEATANPCPQLPDALITKGGKKVTTSAQWWQVRRPELIESFEQEMYGRLPKTIPAVTWWVKVTDNELVGRIPVVAKQLIGHVDNSAYPLIDVNINMVLVLPQNVKGPVPVLMMFGFLPPALPAPAQPSPADLETINATFKEMMIRQNPEMKAIFDRYPAYAPITRLPGPNFFAPAPTGDSPPTEQLLAAGWGYCLLEAGSIQADNGAGLTRGIIGLTNKGQARKPDDWGALRAWAWGASRALDYLETEPQINAKQVGIEGVSRYGKAALVTMAFDQRFAVALIGSSGKGGTTLQRRVFGEAVESLAGSGEYHWMAGNYLKYATAESAFGSKTGCDLPVDSHELLALCAPRPTFVSYGIPEKGDAKWLDQLGSYKATVAAGPVFTLLCARDLSINSAYNANQMPPLLTGLLDGQLAWRQHDGGHTDAPNFQYFIPWASKQLNYIRMPK from the coding sequence ATGCGCACCTACCAGTTAGCCGCTCTACTTGTTAGCTTACCCGTTTGGGCGATAGCGCAGAAGGTTGCCATTGATAGCAGCCGGTACCCGGCCCTGAAAACCATGACGGCCGCTCAAGATCAGGCAATCATGATGCAGCAACTGGGTATCAAAAAATTACGCCCTGGCCCGAGCGGCAACGAATCAGATCCTAATCATGCCAATTACGACGAGGCAACGGCTAATCCGTGTCCCCAGCTCCCCGATGCGCTGATCACAAAGGGCGGCAAAAAAGTAACTACCTCCGCGCAGTGGTGGCAAGTGCGTCGGCCCGAGTTAATTGAGAGTTTCGAGCAGGAGATGTACGGGCGGCTTCCGAAAACTATTCCTGCCGTAACGTGGTGGGTGAAGGTGACAGACAACGAACTGGTCGGCCGCATTCCGGTGGTGGCGAAGCAACTGATCGGCCACGTCGACAACTCGGCCTACCCGTTGATCGATGTCAACATCAATATGGTGCTGGTCCTGCCACAAAACGTAAAAGGGCCGGTGCCGGTCCTGATGATGTTCGGCTTCCTGCCTCCCGCCTTACCGGCCCCGGCTCAGCCGTCGCCCGCCGATCTGGAAACGATCAACGCGACTTTCAAGGAAATGATGATTCGGCAAAACCCGGAGATGAAAGCCATTTTCGATCGGTATCCGGCCTATGCCCCGATTACGCGACTGCCCGGCCCGAATTTCTTTGCCCCCGCGCCAACCGGCGACTCACCCCCGACGGAGCAACTGCTGGCCGCTGGCTGGGGCTATTGTCTGCTGGAAGCGGGCAGCATTCAGGCCGACAATGGCGCAGGCCTGACGCGAGGCATTATCGGCCTGACGAATAAAGGGCAAGCCCGCAAACCCGACGACTGGGGCGCTTTACGGGCCTGGGCGTGGGGGGCATCCCGCGCGCTCGATTATCTGGAAACCGAACCTCAGATCAACGCTAAACAGGTTGGTATCGAGGGTGTTTCCCGCTACGGCAAAGCGGCACTGGTTACGATGGCGTTCGATCAGCGTTTTGCCGTAGCCTTGATTGGCTCGTCGGGAAAAGGCGGGACGACGTTGCAGCGCCGGGTCTTTGGCGAAGCCGTCGAAAGTCTGGCGGGTAGCGGAGAATATCACTGGATGGCGGGTAACTACCTGAAATACGCAACGGCGGAATCAGCATTTGGCAGCAAGACGGGTTGCGACCTGCCCGTCGATTCGCATGAGCTGCTGGCTCTCTGCGCTCCACGACCTACGTTTGTCAGCTATGGCATACCCGAAAAAGGCGACGCTAAATGGCTCGATCAGCTGGGAAGTTACAAGGCAACCGTAGCCGCCGGACCCGTTTTCACGCTGCTCTGTGCCCGCGACCTGAGCATAAACAGCGCGTACAACGCCAACCAAATGCCCCCCCTACTAACCGGCTTACTGGACGGCCAACTGGCCTGGCGGCAACACGACGGCGGCCATACCGACGCGCCAAATTTTCAGTACTTCATTCCCTGGGCCAGTAAACAGCTCAACTACATCCGAATGCCTAAGTGA
- a CDS encoding endo-1,4-beta-xylanase, whose translation MVRFNQRVAALLLTATVLPAVLYAQKIPSLKDAFKKDFGIGTCLNVAQIEERDPKTTAFITSQFNMATPENVMKSALLHPGWDTYTFEMADKLVEFGKKHNIKINGHTLVWHSQLPGFVRGIHSQDSLRTFFTSHIKTVAGRYKGKVYSWDVVNEALNEDGTLRKSVFLQYLGDNYITDAFRLAQEASPGTELYYNDYNNEQPAKRAGCIAIIKKIKDAGVRIDGVGIQGHWHVGRVPLAEIEESINQYAALGLKVMFTELDIEVLPRNFQGADVGQRMTANATSNPYPDALPDSVQQQLAADYEALFKLFLKHKDKVSRVTFWGVNDGDSWLNGWPVRGRTNYPLLFDRKNQPKPAFYKVVALGK comes from the coding sequence ATGGTACGATTTAATCAACGCGTGGCGGCTCTGCTGTTAACCGCAACCGTCTTGCCAGCTGTCCTATATGCCCAGAAAATTCCGTCGCTGAAAGACGCGTTCAAAAAGGATTTTGGTATCGGTACCTGCCTAAATGTGGCGCAGATTGAGGAGCGCGACCCGAAAACGACGGCCTTCATTACCAGCCAGTTCAACATGGCGACGCCCGAGAACGTCATGAAGTCGGCGCTGCTGCATCCGGGCTGGGACACGTACACCTTCGAGATGGCCGATAAGCTGGTCGAGTTCGGAAAGAAGCATAACATCAAAATCAACGGTCATACGCTCGTCTGGCACAGTCAGTTGCCCGGTTTCGTTCGGGGTATTCACAGTCAGGATTCGCTCCGTACGTTCTTCACCAGTCACATCAAAACCGTGGCCGGGCGATACAAGGGCAAGGTCTATTCGTGGGATGTAGTGAATGAAGCGCTCAACGAAGACGGGACGCTGCGGAAGTCGGTGTTTCTGCAATACCTGGGCGATAACTACATCACCGATGCATTCCGGCTCGCGCAGGAAGCGTCGCCCGGTACGGAGCTGTATTATAACGACTACAACAACGAACAACCCGCCAAACGGGCCGGCTGCATCGCTATCATTAAGAAAATCAAAGACGCCGGGGTGCGTATCGACGGGGTAGGTATTCAGGGACACTGGCATGTCGGCCGGGTACCGCTGGCGGAGATCGAAGAAAGCATCAATCAGTATGCGGCCCTGGGCCTGAAGGTGATGTTTACCGAACTGGATATCGAGGTGCTGCCCCGCAACTTCCAGGGAGCCGACGTAGGGCAGCGCATGACGGCCAACGCCACGTCGAACCCGTACCCTGATGCCTTACCCGACAGCGTACAGCAGCAGCTAGCCGCCGATTACGAAGCCCTGTTCAAGCTGTTTCTCAAGCATAAAGACAAGGTCAGTCGCGTTACGTTCTGGGGCGTCAACGACGGCGATAGCTGGCTGAATGGCTGGCCTGTTCGCGGCCGGACCAATTACCCACTCCTCTTCGACCGGAAGAACCAGCCCAAACCCGCTTTCTATAAGGTTGTCGCGCTGGGTAAGTGA
- a CDS encoding alpha/beta hydrolase-fold protein, translating to MKRLFLLTAIISSFYCNGLAQPTDKEAPAGFDVARADIPHGRLDSVQYASKTVGTTRKALIYTPPGFTKKKKYPVLYLLHGIGGDEKEWLKGGTPQVILDNLYAQNKLEPMIVVMPNGRAIKDDRAVGNIFDKDKVEAFATFEKDLLNDLIPYVEKTYPALKDREHRAIAGLSMGGGQSLNFGLGNLNKFAWVGGFSSAPNTKTPQELVPDPEAAKKQLELLWISCGDADGLISFSKRTHDYLYQHDVPHVYYVEPGGHDFKVWKNGLYMFSQFLFKPVDVASLNKYTVLGTPASSNIRSAKYPQILPDNRVVFRTKAPGAQKVQVDLGKKYDMVKDTAGVWTVTTDSISRGFHYYSLLIDGLPVADPASESFYGMGRMASGIEIPDRDEAFYALRDVPHGDIRIKRYYSKPLNAWREMYVYAPPGYDQNASQKYPVLYLLHGGGEDERGWSTQGRTDLILDNLIAAGKAKPMLIVMMDGNIPSSGGLAGFNENVLKTFENELKGAVIPFVESNFRVDADAKSRALAGLSMGGLQTLYAGIRNTNMFSNLGVFSSGWFANNPKLSDPQYAFMKDNASTINSNLKHLWISQGGKEDIAHQNGQIMLKKFDDMGIKYEYSEYAGGHSWPVWRHDLYMFAPLLFQ from the coding sequence ATGAAACGACTCTTTCTACTGACAGCCATTATCAGTAGTTTCTACTGTAACGGCTTGGCCCAACCAACCGATAAAGAAGCCCCGGCGGGTTTCGACGTGGCCCGCGCCGACATCCCGCACGGCCGGCTCGACAGCGTACAGTATGCGTCGAAAACGGTGGGCACTACCCGAAAAGCCCTGATTTATACCCCGCCGGGTTTCACGAAAAAGAAAAAATACCCGGTGCTGTACCTGCTCCACGGCATCGGGGGCGACGAGAAAGAGTGGCTCAAAGGAGGTACTCCGCAGGTAATTTTGGATAACCTGTACGCGCAGAATAAGCTAGAACCGATGATTGTGGTGATGCCCAACGGGCGGGCCATCAAAGACGACCGGGCGGTGGGCAACATCTTCGACAAAGACAAAGTCGAAGCGTTCGCAACCTTCGAAAAAGACCTGCTCAACGACCTGATTCCGTACGTGGAAAAGACGTATCCGGCCCTGAAAGATCGTGAGCACCGCGCCATCGCGGGCCTGTCGATGGGCGGAGGGCAGTCGCTCAATTTCGGACTGGGTAATCTGAACAAGTTCGCGTGGGTGGGTGGCTTTTCGTCGGCCCCCAACACGAAAACACCACAGGAACTGGTACCCGATCCGGAAGCCGCGAAAAAGCAATTGGAACTGCTCTGGATTTCGTGCGGTGATGCCGACGGATTAATATCGTTCAGCAAGCGTACGCACGACTACCTCTACCAGCACGACGTACCGCACGTGTACTACGTGGAGCCGGGCGGACATGATTTCAAGGTCTGGAAAAACGGGCTGTACATGTTTTCGCAGTTCCTGTTCAAACCCGTCGATGTGGCGTCGCTGAACAAGTACACGGTGCTGGGTACACCCGCGTCGTCTAACATCCGGTCGGCGAAGTACCCGCAGATTCTGCCCGACAACCGGGTGGTTTTTCGCACCAAAGCCCCCGGTGCCCAAAAAGTGCAGGTTGATCTGGGTAAGAAATACGATATGGTGAAAGATACCGCTGGGGTCTGGACCGTCACGACCGATTCCATCAGCCGGGGGTTCCACTACTATTCGCTCCTGATTGACGGGCTGCCCGTAGCTGATCCCGCCAGTGAAAGCTTCTACGGGATGGGCCGGATGGCGAGCGGTATCGAGATTCCCGACCGCGACGAAGCCTTCTACGCCCTGCGCGACGTACCCCACGGCGACATTCGTATTAAACGGTACTATTCGAAACCGCTCAACGCCTGGCGCGAGATGTACGTGTATGCCCCGCCGGGGTATGACCAGAACGCCAGTCAGAAATACCCGGTGCTGTACCTGCTTCACGGCGGGGGCGAAGACGAACGCGGCTGGTCGACGCAGGGCCGGACGGATTTGATTCTGGACAACCTGATTGCCGCCGGAAAAGCCAAACCGATGCTGATCGTGATGATGGATGGGAACATACCGAGCTCCGGTGGCCTGGCCGGATTTAACGAAAATGTGCTAAAAACCTTCGAGAACGAGCTGAAAGGGGCGGTTATCCCCTTCGTCGAAAGCAACTTTCGCGTCGACGCTGATGCGAAAAGCCGGGCGTTGGCGGGGCTGTCGATGGGTGGTTTGCAGACGTTGTACGCGGGTATCCGAAACACGAATATGTTCTCGAATCTGGGCGTGTTCAGTTCGGGATGGTTCGCCAACAACCCCAAGCTGTCGGACCCACAGTACGCGTTCATGAAAGACAACGCCAGCACGATCAACAGCAACCTGAAACACCTCTGGATTTCGCAGGGTGGCAAAGAAGATATTGCCCACCAGAACGGTCAGATCATGCTGAAAAAGTTCGACGATATGGGCATCAAGTACGAGTACAGTGAATACGCGGGTGGGCATAGCTGGCCCGTCTGGCGGCACGACCTGTACATGTTCGCCCCGCTGCTATTTCAGTAG
- a CDS encoding alpha/beta hydrolase-fold protein has product MNVLIAILVGIATLTAQAQTAGVPASTNIPGQKYPQILPDNRVVFRVKAPDARKLQIDLMKKYDMVKDTAGFWTVTTEPVGEGFHYYSLIADGVATCDPSSQTFYGMGRMASGIDIPDRDMDYYQPKNVPHGQVRSVNYYSDMTKAWRRANVYTPPGYDENPKKRYPVLYLQHGSGEDETGWPTQGKMDLILDNLIAEGKATPMIVVMERGYATDPTKPVSATGGMASNIFPDVLVQEVIPMIDKSFRTLTDRDNRAMAGLSMGGFQTFQTTMTNLDKFAYIGGFSGAGRLQPGADIRQLYNGAWADADAFNKKMKVVYVSIGTKEPERMYNGVKGFHEALEKAGIKHVYYESPGTLHEWQTWRRSLRQYAGLIFKK; this is encoded by the coding sequence ATGAACGTATTAATCGCAATACTCGTTGGGATCGCGACGCTGACAGCCCAGGCCCAGACGGCTGGCGTACCGGCGTCGACCAATATTCCGGGGCAGAAGTATCCGCAGATTCTGCCCGACAATCGGGTCGTGTTTCGGGTGAAAGCGCCGGATGCCCGCAAGCTGCAGATCGACTTAATGAAAAAGTACGATATGGTGAAAGATACCGCTGGCTTCTGGACGGTCACTACGGAGCCGGTCGGTGAAGGCTTCCACTACTACTCGCTTATTGCCGATGGGGTAGCCACCTGCGACCCATCGAGTCAGACCTTTTATGGCATGGGCCGGATGGCCAGCGGCATCGATATTCCGGACAGGGACATGGACTACTATCAGCCTAAGAACGTGCCCCATGGGCAGGTGCGGTCGGTCAATTACTACTCCGACATGACCAAAGCCTGGCGCCGGGCCAACGTGTACACGCCCCCCGGCTACGACGAAAACCCGAAGAAGCGTTACCCCGTACTGTATCTGCAGCACGGCTCGGGCGAAGATGAAACGGGCTGGCCAACGCAGGGCAAAATGGATTTGATTCTCGACAACCTGATTGCCGAAGGCAAAGCAACGCCCATGATTGTGGTGATGGAACGCGGTTACGCCACCGACCCCACCAAACCCGTCAGCGCAACCGGTGGTATGGCCAGCAATATCTTCCCCGACGTACTGGTGCAGGAAGTGATTCCAATGATCGACAAGTCGTTTCGGACGCTGACGGACCGGGACAACCGGGCGATGGCCGGGCTGTCGATGGGCGGTTTTCAAACGTTTCAGACGACGATGACGAACCTCGACAAGTTTGCCTACATCGGCGGGTTCAGCGGAGCGGGTCGTTTACAGCCGGGAGCCGACATCAGGCAACTCTACAACGGAGCCTGGGCCGATGCTGACGCCTTCAACAAAAAGATGAAGGTGGTGTATGTGAGCATCGGCACCAAAGAACCGGAGCGGATGTATAACGGCGTCAAAGGCTTTCACGAAGCGCTGGAGAAAGCGGGTATCAAGCACGTATATTATGAGTCGCCGGGTACACTGCACGAGTGGCAGACCTGGCGCCGGTCGCTGCGACAGTACGCGGGCCTGATTTTCAAAAAATGA